In Streptomyces canus, one DNA window encodes the following:
- a CDS encoding AAA family ATPase, producing MTALFLTIGLPGAGKTTRARQLAKEHSALRLTPDEWMLPLFGDPQPAGKRDVLEGRLLWLGLEALKLGTNVVLDFGCWSRDERSAIRWLVMSVGASCHLAYMPVDHETQRARIAHRQSTTPDQTFDMSETDLVHWRSLFEEPDATELDGHEIGGPPPGWSGWLEWAADRWPSLA from the coding sequence GTGACGGCGTTGTTCCTGACGATCGGCCTGCCAGGGGCCGGAAAGACCACGAGAGCGCGGCAGCTGGCCAAGGAGCACAGCGCGCTGCGGCTGACGCCGGATGAGTGGATGCTCCCGCTGTTCGGCGATCCGCAGCCGGCCGGGAAGCGCGATGTGCTGGAAGGACGGCTGCTCTGGCTCGGTCTGGAGGCACTGAAGCTGGGAACGAACGTGGTCCTGGATTTCGGATGCTGGTCTCGTGACGAGAGGTCCGCGATCCGCTGGTTGGTGATGTCTGTGGGCGCGTCCTGTCACCTTGCATACATGCCGGTGGACCATGAGACCCAACGTGCTCGGATCGCCCATCGCCAGTCGACCACCCCTGATCAGACCTTCGACATGAGCGAGACGGACCTCGTGCACTGGCGGTCGCTGTTCGAGGAGCCCGACGCCACAGAACTTGATGGACATGAGATAGGAGGTCCGCCTCCCGGGTGGTCAGGATGGCTGGAGTGGGCCGCCGATCGGTGGCCATCGCTCGCGTGA
- a CDS encoding DinB family protein: MTQRTDTPPAWDERAQPVTFLDYARDTARAKCEGVSADDACRAPLPSSPLMTWCGLISHLRWVEHYWFHVMFLGEELAGPLTEATDDDPDPEMRTAVAIPLPQFLAEYEEQGARYRGLVSEHDLDPTAKRPISDGRQVDLRWVILHLIEETSRHNGHLDIVRELIDGRTGA; the protein is encoded by the coding sequence ATGACACAACGAACCGACACGCCTCCTGCGTGGGACGAGCGTGCGCAGCCGGTCACCTTCCTGGATTACGCCCGTGACACCGCGCGTGCCAAGTGTGAGGGAGTGTCCGCCGACGACGCCTGCAGGGCCCCGCTTCCGAGTTCGCCGCTGATGACGTGGTGCGGGTTGATCAGCCATCTGCGTTGGGTCGAGCACTATTGGTTCCACGTGATGTTTCTGGGCGAGGAGCTCGCGGGGCCGCTCACCGAGGCGACCGACGATGATCCCGACCCTGAGATGCGGACAGCAGTCGCTATCCCGTTGCCCCAGTTTCTCGCCGAGTACGAGGAGCAGGGCGCCCGCTACCGTGGACTGGTGTCCGAACACGACCTGGACCCGACGGCCAAGCGTCCCATCAGCGACGGCCGCCAGGTCGACCTCCGGTGGGTGATCCTCCACCTCATTGAGGAGACGTCCCGCCATAACGGCCACCTCGACATCGTGCGTGAGCTCATCGACGGGAGGACCGGCGCCTAG
- a CDS encoding DUF6529 family protein translates to MRTGHRTPRRYSPAQAAALALGAVLPVAVAGAIWVTGRHHSPQYTTGLFGAHGAAAVTLKARLGSALFGLALVQLLLALWMYGRLPGLAAAPRRVRFSHRVVGWAAFLLSAPIAYHCVRTYGVETTSTRVFLHSVAGCALYGAFVAKVLVVRSRRLPSWMLPAAGSALFGAIGVLWYSAALWALNGFAAPGL, encoded by the coding sequence ATGAGGACCGGTCACCGAACCCCCCGGCGGTACTCTCCCGCGCAGGCTGCCGCCCTCGCGCTGGGCGCCGTCCTGCCAGTGGCCGTGGCGGGGGCGATCTGGGTGACCGGTCGGCACCATAGCCCCCAGTACACGACGGGCCTGTTCGGCGCCCACGGCGCCGCGGCGGTCACCCTCAAGGCCCGTCTGGGCAGCGCCCTGTTCGGCCTCGCGCTCGTCCAGCTTCTGCTGGCCCTGTGGATGTACGGGCGACTCCCCGGCCTCGCAGCCGCGCCCCGCAGGGTCCGATTCTCGCACCGAGTGGTGGGATGGGCCGCCTTCCTGCTGTCGGCGCCCATCGCCTACCACTGCGTCCGCACCTACGGCGTGGAGACCACGAGCACCCGGGTCTTCCTGCACTCGGTTGCCGGCTGCGCGCTGTATGGAGCGTTCGTCGCCAAGGTACTGGTGGTGCGCAGCCGTCGTCTGCCCAGCTGGATGCTCCCGGCCGCCGGAAGCGCCCTGTTCGGCGCCATCGGGGTGTTGTGGTACTCGGCCGCGCTGTGGGCCCTCAACGGATTCGCCGCTCCTGGCCTGTAG
- a CDS encoding COG4315 family predicted lipoprotein encodes MVKTASAGKLGTILVDGKGRTLYLFEADKSTTSTCDGACATAWPPLLTSGSPSVGGSAKSSLLGTSKRSDGTTQVTYHGHPLYGYAGDSTPGDTNGQALNQFGAEWYVLDAGGNKVDLS; translated from the coding sequence ATGGTGAAGACCGCCTCTGCCGGAAAGCTCGGCACCATTCTGGTCGACGGGAAGGGCCGTACCCTCTACCTGTTCGAGGCGGACAAGTCGACGACCTCGACCTGCGACGGGGCGTGCGCCACCGCCTGGCCGCCACTGCTGACCTCCGGGTCGCCCTCGGTCGGCGGCTCGGCGAAGTCCAGCCTGCTGGGCACGTCGAAGCGGTCCGACGGCACGACGCAGGTCACCTACCACGGGCACCCGCTCTACGGGTACGCAGGAGACTCCACGCCGGGCGACACGAACGGCCAGGCTCTGAACCAGTTCGGTGCTGAGTGGTACGTACTCGATGCCGGCGGCAACAAGGTTGACCTGAGTTGA
- a CDS encoding COG4705 family protein: MTSETSETAADHGPAPSIHGHRWRWNKVPEVTVYFWVIKVLCTTVGETAADLLNEKAGLGLTGVSLLMSVLLAVVLVVQFRTTAYRPGVYWTAVALISVVGTLVSDNLTDNMGVPLETTTAVFAVLLTAVFVAWYRSERTLSIHSIDTLRRESFYWLAVLFTFALGTSAGDLVAERMALGYWVSAVLFALAIAAVAVARLALGANAVWSFWIAYVLTRPLGASMGDYLSQPTGDGGLGLGTVVTSVLFLAVILGLVVFLAVTRKDVTEPERLARTA, from the coding sequence ATGACTTCTGAGACTTCTGAGACAGCGGCGGACCACGGGCCCGCCCCGAGTATCCACGGCCACCGGTGGCGCTGGAACAAGGTGCCCGAAGTCACCGTGTACTTCTGGGTGATCAAGGTGTTGTGCACGACGGTCGGCGAGACTGCGGCCGACCTGCTGAACGAGAAGGCCGGACTGGGTCTGACCGGTGTGTCGCTCCTGATGAGCGTGCTGCTGGCGGTGGTCCTCGTCGTCCAGTTCCGTACCACCGCCTACCGGCCCGGCGTGTACTGGACTGCGGTAGCCCTGATCAGCGTCGTCGGCACCCTGGTCAGTGACAATCTGACCGACAACATGGGCGTACCGCTGGAGACCACCACCGCGGTGTTCGCGGTCCTCCTGACGGCCGTGTTCGTCGCCTGGTACCGCAGCGAGCGGACACTGTCCATCCACAGCATCGACACCCTTCGCCGGGAGTCCTTCTACTGGCTGGCGGTCCTGTTCACCTTCGCGTTGGGCACGTCAGCCGGTGACCTGGTCGCCGAGCGCATGGCGCTGGGCTACTGGGTCTCAGCGGTCCTGTTCGCCCTGGCGATCGCCGCGGTAGCGGTGGCGCGCCTCGCGCTCGGGGCGAACGCCGTGTGGAGCTTCTGGATCGCTTACGTCCTCACCCGCCCGCTCGGTGCCTCGATGGGCGACTACCTCTCCCAGCCGACCGGCGACGGCGGCCTGGGCCTGGGCACCGTGGTGACCAGCGTGTTGTTCCTCGCGGTCATCCTCGGACTGGTGGTGTTCCTGGCGGTGACACGCAAGGACGTCACCGAGCCGGAGCGCCTCGCCCGTACGGCGTAA